The following proteins come from a genomic window of Streptomyces sp. NBC_00539:
- a CDS encoding ABC transporter substrate-binding protein: MMRRNQWLAAPLGAATAAALLSGCGSQDGSAAGSGKGVVMGISDKVKSTDPASGYDPGSWLLFNNVFQSLLTFPKGGNTPEPDAAQSCGFEGADSKVYKCVLRAGLKFSNGDSLTSKDVKYSFERTLKINDANGPAVMLASIAGIDTPDEKTVVFRLKTSDATFPSKIAAGAGAIVDHTQYPADKLRTDGKAIGSGVYKLDSISDKNANFSVNDSYSGKAKPKNTGVTMKFFNDDQAALKKVLESGDVDFAFRGLAAKDIAGLANKAGDQKVEVVQGTGAEVQHLVFNMNDPVAGKLPIRKAIAYLVDREAIIKEVYDGTATSLYSIVPAGIASHNTAFFERYGGTPQLEKAKNVLRAANVKDKVKITLYSTPIRYGPATDQELQLIAKQLNDSGLFDVDVKSVAFEQYEKDIEAGKYGVYVKGWVPDYPDADNFTQPFFGPDNVLHNNYDNKEISGTIIPSTSAKSDRTAATTDFTRLQDIVADEIPILPLWQGKQYAVTRQNVTGLQWSLDASTVFRFWEISKG, encoded by the coding sequence GTGATGAGACGTAACCAGTGGTTGGCAGCCCCGCTCGGCGCCGCAACCGCCGCCGCGCTGCTCAGCGGTTGCGGTTCGCAGGATGGCTCGGCCGCGGGCAGCGGCAAGGGCGTTGTCATGGGGATATCCGACAAGGTGAAGTCCACCGACCCCGCGTCGGGCTACGACCCGGGCTCCTGGCTGCTCTTCAACAACGTCTTCCAGTCCCTGCTGACCTTCCCCAAGGGCGGCAACACCCCCGAACCCGACGCCGCCCAGAGCTGCGGCTTCGAAGGCGCCGACAGCAAGGTCTACAAGTGCGTCCTGCGCGCCGGGCTCAAGTTCAGCAACGGCGACAGCCTCACCTCCAAGGACGTCAAGTACTCCTTCGAGCGCACCCTGAAGATCAATGACGCCAACGGCCCGGCCGTCATGCTCGCCTCCATCGCCGGCATCGACACCCCCGACGAGAAGACCGTCGTCTTCCGCCTCAAGACCTCCGACGCGACCTTCCCCAGCAAGATCGCGGCCGGTGCCGGCGCCATCGTCGACCACACCCAGTACCCGGCCGACAAGCTCCGCACCGACGGCAAGGCCATCGGCTCCGGCGTCTACAAGCTCGACTCCATCAGCGACAAGAACGCCAACTTCTCGGTCAACGACTCCTACAGCGGCAAGGCCAAGCCGAAGAACACCGGCGTGACCATGAAGTTCTTCAACGACGACCAGGCCGCGCTCAAGAAGGTCCTCGAAAGCGGCGACGTCGACTTCGCCTTCCGCGGCCTCGCCGCCAAGGACATCGCCGGCCTCGCCAACAAGGCCGGCGACCAGAAGGTCGAGGTCGTCCAGGGCACCGGCGCGGAAGTCCAGCACCTCGTCTTCAACATGAACGACCCGGTCGCCGGAAAGCTCCCCATCCGCAAGGCCATCGCCTACCTCGTCGACCGCGAAGCGATCATCAAGGAGGTCTACGACGGCACCGCCACCTCCCTGTACTCGATCGTCCCCGCCGGCATCGCCTCCCACAACACCGCCTTCTTCGAGCGCTACGGCGGCACCCCCCAGCTGGAGAAGGCCAAGAACGTCCTGCGCGCGGCCAACGTCAAGGACAAGGTGAAGATCACCCTGTACTCGACGCCCATCCGCTACGGGCCGGCCACCGACCAGGAACTCCAGCTCATCGCCAAGCAGCTCAACGACAGCGGCCTCTTCGACGTCGACGTGAAGTCCGTCGCGTTCGAGCAGTACGAGAAGGACATCGAAGCCGGCAAGTACGGCGTCTACGTCAAGGGCTGGGTGCCCGACTACCCGGACGCCGACAACTTCACCCAGCCGTTCTTCGGCCCGGACAACGTCCTGCACAACAACTACGACAACAAGGAGATCAGCGGGACCATCATCCCCTCGACCTCCGCGAAGTCCGACCGCACCGCCGCCACCACCGACTTCACCCGGCTCCAGGACATCGTCGCCGACGAGATCCCGATCCTCCCGCTCTGGCAGGGCAAGCAGTACGCCGTCACCCGCCAGAACGTGACCGGCCTGCAGTGGTCGCTCGACGCCTCGACCGTCTTCCGCTTCTGGGAGATCAGCAAGGGCTGA
- a CDS encoding response regulator transcription factor, translating to MAIRVLLVDDQPLLRTGFRMILEAEPDLAVVGEAGDGLQALDQVRALQPDVVLMDIRMPRMDGVEATRQITGPGRDGPAKVLVLTTFDLDEYVVEALRAGASGFLLKDAPANELVQAIRVVAGGEAMLAPSITRRLLDKYAEHLPSGAESVPDTLGTLTEREVEVLKLVARGLSNAEIAADLFVSETTVKTHVGHVLTKLGLRDRVQAAVYAYESGLVRPGAQ from the coding sequence GTGGCGATCCGCGTCCTGCTGGTGGATGACCAGCCGCTCCTGCGCACCGGATTCCGGATGATCTTGGAGGCGGAGCCGGACCTGGCGGTGGTCGGTGAGGCCGGGGACGGTCTCCAGGCGCTGGACCAGGTGCGTGCGCTGCAGCCCGATGTGGTGCTGATGGACATCCGCATGCCTCGGATGGACGGGGTGGAGGCGACGCGGCAGATCACGGGGCCGGGTCGGGACGGGCCGGCGAAGGTCTTGGTGCTGACCACGTTCGATCTGGACGAGTACGTGGTGGAAGCGCTGCGGGCGGGGGCGAGCGGGTTCCTGCTCAAGGACGCTCCCGCGAACGAGCTGGTGCAGGCGATCCGGGTGGTGGCGGGCGGCGAGGCGATGCTGGCCCCGAGCATCACGCGGCGGCTGCTGGACAAGTACGCGGAGCACCTGCCGTCGGGCGCCGAGAGCGTCCCGGACACCTTGGGCACGCTGACCGAGCGCGAGGTGGAGGTGTTGAAGCTGGTGGCGCGGGGTCTGTCGAACGCGGAGATCGCGGCGGACCTGTTCGTGAGCGAGACCACCGTGAAGACGCATGTGGGGCACGTGCTGACGAAGCTGGGTCTGCGCGACCGCGTGCAGGCCGCCGTGTACGCGTACGAGAGCGGTCTGGTCCGCCCGGGCGCGCAGTAG
- a CDS encoding RecB family exonuclease: MRCPLLYRFRVIDKLPEKPSAAATRGTLVHAVLERLFDHPAQERTAPRAKALIPGQWDRLLEAKPELSELFPGGDEGEDLARWLTEAEALVERWFTLEDPTRLEPVEREFFVETELESGLRLRGIIDRVDVAPTGEVRIVDYKTGKAPRPQYAEDALFQMKFYALVVWRLKGVVPRRLQLVYLGSGDVLTYDPVVADLERVERKLLALWDAIVEATETGEWRPRPTKLCGWCDHRAVCPEFGGTPPAYPLVIIPRAEADGAGSGGS, translated from the coding sequence ATGCGGTGTCCGCTGCTGTACCGGTTCCGGGTGATCGACAAGCTGCCGGAGAAGCCGAGTGCGGCGGCGACGCGGGGGACGTTGGTGCACGCGGTGCTGGAGCGGCTGTTCGACCATCCTGCGCAGGAGCGGACGGCGCCGCGGGCGAAAGCGTTGATCCCCGGGCAGTGGGACCGGTTGCTGGAGGCGAAGCCGGAGCTGTCCGAGCTGTTCCCGGGGGGTGATGAGGGGGAGGATCTGGCGCGCTGGCTGACGGAGGCCGAGGCGCTGGTGGAGCGGTGGTTCACCCTGGAGGACCCGACGCGGCTGGAGCCGGTGGAGCGGGAGTTCTTCGTGGAGACGGAGCTGGAGTCGGGGTTGCGGCTGCGCGGGATCATCGACCGGGTGGATGTCGCGCCGACGGGCGAGGTCCGGATCGTGGACTACAAGACGGGCAAGGCGCCGCGGCCGCAGTACGCGGAGGACGCGCTGTTCCAGATGAAGTTCTACGCGCTGGTGGTGTGGCGGTTGAAGGGGGTGGTGCCGCGGCGGCTGCAGCTGGTGTACCTGGGCAGTGGGGACGTGCTGACGTACGACCCGGTGGTGGCGGACCTGGAGCGGGTGGAGCGCAAGCTGCTGGCGTTGTGGGACGCGATCGTGGAGGCGACGGAGACGGGCGAGTGGCGGCCCCGGCCGACGAAGCTGTGCGGGTGGTGTGATCACCGGGCGGTGTGTCCGGAGTTCGGCGGGACTCCCCCGGCCTATCCGCTCGTGATCATCCCGAGGGCGGAGGCGGACGGGGCGGGCTCGGGGGGATCCTGA
- a CDS encoding site-2 protease family protein, with amino-acid sequence MKSLAREGDSEAGRTAPPAPSGAATASAAATPGTGPGLVVMRKTLRPATDSTRIPSTPGPLALHDQSITPRYRPTTHPHNAPHTTGGTAPPDSTERRTAVPDTDETGERAPKRSDPGGGLLMGRPFGVPVYVSPSWFLVAALITWVFGNQLDRILPGLGPARYLVSLFFAVAFYASVLVHELAHTVAALRFRLPVRRIRLQFFGGVSEIEKEAETPTREFVLASVGPLLSLLLAGAFYLGMEAVDAPTVPGVLLAGLMISNLLVAAFNLLPGLPLDGGRMLRALIWGITGKPMAGTVAAAWVGRGLAVTVLIGLPLVTQTGLLGNRSQEIGGMDTVMDALLAAILAAIIWTGAGNSLRMARLRQHLPELQARALTRRAIPVENATPLSEALRRANEAGARALVVVDGHGDPTAIVRETAIASVPEHRRPWIAVSTLSQDLTDGMKVSAELAGEELLDHLRATPATEYLVIEPGGRIYGVLSTTDVEKAFVKAMARPQS; translated from the coding sequence ATGAAATCACTCGCCCGCGAAGGCGACAGCGAAGCGGGCCGCACCGCGCCACCCGCCCCCTCGGGCGCGGCAACGGCATCGGCAGCAGCCACACCAGGAACAGGACCGGGGCTCGTCGTCATGCGTAAAACCCTACGACCCGCCACCGACAGCACGCGCATACCATCGACTCCGGGCCCCCTCGCACTGCATGATCAGAGCATCACACCGCGCTACCGCCCCACCACACACCCGCACAACGCCCCACACACCACCGGCGGAACCGCCCCACCGGACAGCACCGAACGAAGGACAGCCGTGCCAGACACCGACGAAACCGGAGAGCGCGCACCCAAGCGCTCCGACCCGGGCGGCGGACTCCTCATGGGCCGCCCCTTCGGCGTACCCGTCTACGTCTCGCCCAGCTGGTTCCTCGTCGCCGCCCTCATCACCTGGGTCTTCGGCAACCAGCTCGACCGCATCCTGCCCGGACTCGGACCGGCCCGCTACCTCGTCTCCCTCTTCTTCGCCGTCGCCTTCTACGCCTCCGTACTCGTCCACGAACTCGCACACACCGTCGCCGCCCTGCGCTTCCGCCTCCCCGTGCGCCGCATCCGCCTCCAGTTCTTCGGCGGAGTCTCGGAAATCGAGAAGGAAGCCGAAACCCCCACCCGCGAATTCGTCCTCGCCTCCGTCGGCCCGCTCCTCTCCCTCCTCCTCGCCGGCGCCTTCTACCTCGGCATGGAAGCCGTCGACGCCCCCACCGTCCCCGGCGTCCTCCTCGCCGGCCTCATGATCTCCAACCTCCTCGTCGCCGCCTTCAACCTCCTCCCCGGCCTCCCCCTCGACGGCGGCCGCATGCTCCGCGCCCTCATCTGGGGCATCACCGGAAAACCCATGGCCGGCACCGTCGCCGCCGCCTGGGTCGGCCGCGGCCTCGCCGTCACCGTCCTCATCGGCCTCCCCCTGGTCACCCAGACCGGACTCCTCGGCAACCGCAGCCAGGAGATCGGCGGCATGGACACCGTCATGGACGCCCTCCTCGCCGCGATCCTCGCCGCCATCATCTGGACCGGCGCCGGCAACAGCCTGCGCATGGCCCGCCTGCGCCAGCACCTGCCCGAACTCCAGGCCCGCGCCCTCACCCGCCGCGCCATCCCCGTCGAGAACGCCACCCCCCTCTCCGAAGCGCTCCGCCGCGCCAACGAAGCCGGAGCCCGCGCCCTCGTCGTCGTCGACGGCCACGGAGACCCCACCGCCATCGTCCGCGAAACGGCCATCGCCTCCGTCCCCGAACACCGCCGCCCCTGGATCGCCGTCAGCACCCTCTCCCAGGACCTCACCGACGGCATGAAGGTTTCCGCGGAGCTCGCCGGAGAAGAACTCCTCGACCACCTCCGCGCCACCCCCGCCACCGAATACCTCGTCATCGAACCCGGCGGCCGGATCTACGGCGTCCTGTCCACCACGGACGTCGAAAAGGCCTTCGTGAAGGCCATGGCGCGGCCCCAGTCCTGA
- a CDS encoding tRNA (adenine-N1)-methyltransferase, whose amino-acid sequence MSEPTGAARRRGPFEVGDQVQLTDPKGRHYTFTLEAGKNFHTHKGSFPHDELIGAPEGSVVRTTGNVAYLALRPLLPDYVLSMPRGAAVVYPKDAGQILAFADIFPGARVVEAGVGSGSLSSFLLRAIGDQGMLHSYERRADFAEIATANVERYFGGPHPAWQLTVGDLQDNLSDTDVDRVILDMLAPWECLEAVSKALVPGGILCCYVATTTQLSRTVESIREFGCYAEPQPWESMIRNWHVEGLAVRPDHRMIGHTGFLVTARRLADGVEPPMRRRRPSKGAYGEDYEGPGSQSRGGDRD is encoded by the coding sequence ATGTCCGAACCGACCGGTGCCGCCCGCCGACGCGGGCCCTTCGAGGTCGGGGACCAGGTTCAGCTCACCGACCCCAAGGGCCGCCACTACACCTTCACGCTCGAAGCCGGGAAGAATTTCCACACCCACAAGGGTTCCTTCCCCCACGACGAGCTGATCGGTGCTCCCGAAGGCAGTGTTGTCCGTACCACGGGGAACGTCGCGTACCTCGCGCTGCGCCCCCTGCTCCCCGACTATGTCCTGTCCATGCCCCGCGGTGCCGCCGTGGTCTACCCCAAGGACGCCGGCCAGATCCTGGCCTTCGCCGACATCTTCCCCGGCGCACGCGTCGTGGAAGCCGGCGTGGGCTCCGGCTCCCTCAGCAGCTTCCTGCTGCGCGCCATCGGCGACCAGGGCATGCTCCACAGCTACGAGCGCCGCGCGGACTTCGCCGAGATCGCCACCGCCAACGTCGAGCGCTACTTCGGCGGCCCCCACCCCGCGTGGCAGCTGACCGTCGGCGACCTCCAGGACAACCTGTCCGACACCGACGTCGACCGCGTGATCCTCGACATGCTCGCCCCCTGGGAGTGCCTGGAGGCCGTCTCCAAGGCCCTCGTCCCCGGCGGCATCCTCTGCTGCTACGTGGCCACCACCACCCAGCTCTCGCGCACCGTCGAATCCATCCGCGAGTTCGGCTGCTACGCCGAGCCGCAGCCGTGGGAGTCGATGATCCGCAACTGGCACGTCGAAGGCCTCGCCGTCCGCCCGGACCACCGGATGATCGGCCACACCGGCTTCCTCGTCACCGCCCGCCGCCTCGCGGACGGCGTCGAACCCCCGATGCGCCGCCGCCGCCCCTCCAAGGGCGCCTACGGCGAGGACTACGAGGGACCCGGCAGCCAGAGCCGCGGCGGGGACCGCGACTGA
- a CDS encoding ferredoxin — protein sequence MTVQQEATSDRTAGADEAEASLEVWIDQDLCTGDGICVQYAPEVFELDIDGLAYVKSAQDELLQDPGATTPVPLTLLQDVVDSAKECPGDCIHVRRVSDRVEVYGPDAE from the coding sequence ATGACCGTGCAGCAGGAGGCAACCTCCGACCGGACGGCCGGCGCCGACGAGGCCGAGGCGTCGCTGGAGGTGTGGATCGACCAGGACCTGTGCACCGGCGACGGCATCTGCGTGCAGTACGCCCCGGAGGTGTTCGAGCTGGACATCGATGGTCTGGCGTATGTGAAGAGCGCGCAGGACGAGCTTCTGCAGGACCCGGGGGCGACCACTCCGGTTCCGCTGACGCTGCTCCAGGACGTGGTCGATTCGGCGAAGGAATGCCCGGGTGACTGTATTCACGTCCGCCGTGTGTCGGACAGGGTCGAGGTGTACGGCCCTGACGCGGAGTGA
- the arc gene encoding proteasome ATPase, with product MAAHDDDINRGIRPGRGSEDPAGQVAYLEQEIAVLRRKLADSPRHTRILEERIIELQTNLAGVSAQNERLANTLREARDQIVALKEEVDRLAQPPAGFGVFLQANEDGTVDIFTGGRKLRVNVSPSVDPEDLRRGQEVMLNEALNVVEAMEFERAGDIVTLKEILEDGERALVIGHTDEERVVRLAEPLLDITIRPGDALLLEPRSGYVYEVVPKSEVEDLVLEEVPDIDYDKIGGLGDQIELIRDAVELPYLYPDLFKEHELRPPKGILLYGPPGCGKTLIAKAVANSLAKKVAEVTGQPAGKSYFLNIKGPELLNKYVGETERHIRLVFQRAREKASEGTPVIVFFDEMESLFRTRGSGVSSDVENTIVPQLLAEIDGVEGLENVIVIGASNREDMIDPAILRPGRLDVKIKIERPDAEAAKDIFAKYLKASLPLHADDLSEHQGSTAGTVHSMIQTVVEQMYAETEENRFLEVTYANGDKEVLYFKDFNSGAMIQNIVDRAKKMAIKAFLEHNQKGLRVAHLLQACVDEFKENEDLPNTTNPDDWARISGKKGERIVFIRTLVTGKQGADTGRSIDTVANTGQYL from the coding sequence GTGGCAGCCCACGACGACGACATCAACCGCGGCATCCGGCCCGGGCGAGGGTCCGAGGACCCCGCTGGCCAGGTTGCCTATCTCGAGCAGGAAATCGCCGTCCTGCGACGCAAGCTCGCCGACTCACCGCGTCACACGAGGATTCTCGAAGAGCGGATCATCGAGCTCCAGACGAATCTGGCCGGCGTGTCCGCACAGAACGAACGACTGGCGAACACCCTCCGTGAGGCCCGCGACCAGATCGTGGCCCTCAAGGAAGAAGTCGACCGCCTCGCCCAGCCGCCGGCCGGCTTCGGTGTCTTCCTGCAAGCCAACGAGGATGGCACCGTCGACATCTTCACCGGCGGCCGCAAGCTCCGCGTGAACGTGAGCCCCAGCGTCGACCCGGAAGACCTCCGGCGCGGCCAGGAGGTCATGCTCAACGAAGCGCTCAACGTGGTCGAAGCCATGGAATTCGAGCGCGCCGGGGACATCGTCACCCTCAAGGAAATCCTTGAGGACGGCGAGCGCGCCCTGGTCATCGGGCACACCGACGAGGAAAGGGTGGTGAGGCTCGCCGAGCCGCTCCTGGACATCACCATCCGCCCCGGCGACGCCCTGCTCCTCGAACCCCGCTCCGGCTACGTCTACGAAGTGGTCCCCAAGAGCGAGGTCGAAGACCTCGTCCTCGAAGAGGTCCCGGACATCGACTACGACAAGATCGGCGGCCTGGGCGACCAGATCGAACTGATCCGCGACGCCGTCGAGCTCCCCTACCTCTACCCGGACCTCTTCAAGGAACACGAACTGCGCCCGCCGAAGGGCATCCTGCTCTACGGCCCCCCCGGCTGCGGCAAGACGCTCATCGCCAAAGCCGTCGCCAACTCCCTTGCCAAGAAGGTCGCCGAGGTCACCGGCCAGCCCGCCGGGAAGTCCTACTTCCTGAACATCAAGGGCCCCGAACTCCTCAACAAGTACGTCGGCGAGACCGAGCGGCACATCCGCCTCGTCTTCCAGCGTGCACGCGAGAAGGCGAGCGAAGGCACCCCCGTCATCGTCTTCTTCGACGAGATGGAATCCCTCTTCCGCACCCGCGGATCCGGCGTCAGCTCGGACGTGGAGAACACCATCGTCCCCCAGCTCCTCGCCGAGATCGACGGCGTGGAAGGCCTGGAGAACGTCATCGTCATCGGCGCCTCCAACCGCGAGGACATGATCGACCCGGCCATCCTGCGCCCCGGCCGCCTCGACGTGAAGATCAAGATCGAGCGCCCCGACGCAGAAGCCGCCAAGGACATCTTCGCCAAGTACCTCAAGGCCTCCTTGCCCCTGCACGCGGACGACCTGTCCGAACACCAGGGCTCCACGGCCGGCACCGTCCACAGCATGATCCAGACCGTCGTCGAGCAGATGTACGCGGAAACCGAGGAAAACCGCTTCCTCGAGGTCACGTACGCCAACGGCGACAAGGAAGTCCTCTACTTCAAGGACTTCAACTCCGGAGCCATGATCCAGAACATCGTGGACCGCGCCAAGAAAATGGCGATCAAGGCCTTCCTCGAACACAACCAGAAGGGCCTGAGGGTCGCCCACCTCCTCCAGGCCTGCGTGGACGAGTTCAAGGAGAACGAAGACCTGCCCAACACCACCAACCCGGACGACTGGGCCCGCATCTCCGGAAAGAAGGGCGAGCGGATCGTATTCATCCGCACCCTCGTCACCGGAAAGCAAGGCGCGGACACCGGACGCTCCATCGACACGGTGGCCAACACCGGTCAGTACCTCTGA
- the dop gene encoding depupylase/deamidase Dop: MTVRRVMGIETEYGISVPGHPNANAMLTSSQIVNAYAAAMHRARRARWDFEEENPLRDARGFDLAREAADNSQLTDEDIGLANVILTNGARLYVDHAHPEYSSPEVTNPLDAVLWDKAGERIMAEAAERAAQLPGAQPIHLYKNNTDNKGASYGTHENYLMKRETPFTDIVRHLTPFFVSRQVVTGAGRVGIGQDGRDHGFQISQRADYFEVEVGLETTLKRPIINTRDEPHSDAEKYRRLHVIIGDANLSEISTYLKLGTTALVLSMIEDQFINVDLAVDQPVRTLHQVSHDPDLHHLITLRSGRTLTAVQLQMEYFELARKYVDERFGTDADEQTKDVLTRWEDVLGRLETDPMSLSGELDWIAKRELLEGYRRRDGLDWDAARLHLVDLQYADVRPEKGLYNRLAARGKMKRLLEEPAVERAEGKPPEDTRAYFRGRCLEQYADDVAAASWDSVIFDLPGHDSLQRVPTLEPLRGTRAHVKELLDRCRTAEDLVRVLSGR; encoded by the coding sequence ATGACCGTACGGCGAGTAATGGGGATCGAGACGGAGTACGGGATCTCCGTCCCGGGCCACCCGAACGCCAATGCCATGCTCACCTCGTCCCAGATCGTCAACGCCTACGCGGCGGCGATGCACCGGGCACGCCGTGCCCGCTGGGACTTCGAGGAGGAGAACCCGCTGCGGGACGCCCGCGGCTTCGACCTCGCCCGCGAGGCCGCCGACAACAGCCAGCTCACCGACGAGGACATCGGCCTCGCCAACGTCATCCTCACCAACGGCGCCCGGCTCTACGTCGACCACGCCCACCCCGAATACAGCTCCCCCGAGGTCACCAACCCCCTCGACGCCGTCCTCTGGGACAAAGCCGGCGAACGGATCATGGCCGAAGCCGCCGAACGCGCCGCCCAGCTCCCCGGCGCCCAGCCCATCCACCTCTACAAGAACAACACCGACAACAAGGGCGCCTCCTACGGCACGCACGAGAACTACCTGATGAAGCGGGAAACGCCCTTCACCGACATCGTGCGCCACCTCACCCCCTTCTTCGTCTCCCGCCAGGTCGTCACCGGCGCCGGACGCGTCGGCATCGGCCAGGACGGCCGCGACCACGGCTTCCAGATCAGCCAGCGCGCCGACTACTTCGAGGTCGAGGTCGGCCTGGAGACCACCCTCAAGCGCCCGATCATCAACACGCGCGACGAACCGCACTCCGACGCCGAGAAGTACCGCCGGCTCCACGTGATCATCGGAGACGCCAACCTCTCGGAAATCTCCACCTACCTCAAACTCGGCACGACCGCACTGGTCCTCTCCATGATCGAAGACCAGTTCATCAACGTCGACCTCGCCGTCGACCAGCCCGTGCGCACCCTCCACCAGGTCTCCCACGACCCCGACCTCCACCACCTGATCACGCTGCGCAGCGGCCGGACACTCACCGCGGTGCAGCTCCAGATGGAGTACTTCGAGCTGGCGCGCAAGTACGTCGACGAGCGGTTCGGCACGGACGCCGACGAGCAGACCAAGGATGTCCTCACTCGGTGGGAGGACGTCCTGGGCCGGCTGGAGACCGACCCCATGAGCCTGTCCGGCGAGCTGGACTGGATCGCGAAGCGGGAACTGCTGGAGGGCTACCGCAGGCGCGACGGACTCGACTGGGACGCGGCCCGGCTGCACCTGGTGGACCTCCAGTACGCGGACGTACGCCCGGAGAAGGGCCTGTACAACCGCCTGGCGGCCCGCGGCAAGATGAAGCGGCTGCTGGAGGAACCGGCCGTCGAGCGCGCCGAGGGCAAGCCCCCGGAGGACACCCGGGCCTACTTCCGGGGCCGGTGCCTGGAGCAGTACGCGGACGACGTGGCGGCGGCCTCGTGGGACTCGGTGATCTTCGACCTCCCGGGCCACGACTCCCTCCAGCGCGTGCCCACGCTGGAGCCCCTGCGGGGGACGCGGGCGCACGTGAAGGAGCTCCTGGACCGCTGCCGCACGGCGGAGGACCTGGTACGGGTGCTGTCCGGCCGCTGA
- a CDS encoding ubiquitin-like protein Pup, with the protein MATKDTGGGQQKATRSTEEVEEAAVEESTDLKERQEKLSDDVDSVLDEIDDVLEENAEDFVRSFVQKGGE; encoded by the coding sequence ATGGCGACCAAGGACACCGGCGGCGGACAGCAGAAGGCGACGCGCTCGACCGAGGAGGTCGAGGAGGCTGCGGTCGAGGAATCGACCGACCTCAAGGAACGCCAGGAAAAGCTCTCCGACGACGTCGACTCGGTACTTGACGAAATCGATGATGTGCTCGAGGAAAATGCCGAGGACTTCGTGCGCTCCTTCGTCCAGAAGGGCGGCGAGTGA
- a CDS encoding endonuclease VII domain-containing protein, which yields MIAAQGGLCGICQEAPPEHVDHDHQTGKVRGVLCFSCNAALGQFKDRPDVIRRAAAYVEGNLWNPTLVAQGVYRQPS from the coding sequence ATGATCGCAGCGCAGGGGGGCCTCTGCGGGATCTGCCAAGAGGCTCCTCCGGAGCACGTTGATCACGATCATCAGACGGGTAAGGTCCGAGGCGTACTGTGCTTCAGCTGTAACGCCGCACTGGGGCAGTTCAAGGATCGGCCGGACGTCATACGGCGTGCAGCCGCTTACGTGGAAGGAAACCTGTGGAACCCAACACTCGTAGCACAGGGCGTCTACCGGCAGCCTTCCTGA
- the prcB gene encoding proteasome subunit beta, which produces MEPNTRSTGRLPAAFLTPGSSSFMDFLGAHSPEMLPGNRKLPDGVIEAPHGTTIVAVTFPGGVVLAGDRRATMGNMIAQRDIEKVFPADEYSAVGIAGTAGLAVEMVKLFQLELEHFEKVEGTTLSLEGKANRLSTMIRSNLGMAMQGLAVVPLFAGYDEAKEKGRIFSYDVTGGRSEEHGFAATGSGSIFAKGSMKKLFRPDLTEEQATTLVVQALYDAADDDSATGGPDLYRHIYPIVTVITDEGFRRLTDDESQEIARTVTNRRLEQPDGPRAALL; this is translated from the coding sequence GTGGAACCCAACACTCGTAGCACAGGGCGTCTACCGGCAGCCTTCCTGACGCCGGGGTCCTCGTCCTTCATGGACTTCCTCGGGGCGCACTCGCCCGAGATGCTGCCGGGCAACCGGAAGCTGCCCGACGGCGTCATCGAGGCGCCGCACGGGACGACCATCGTGGCCGTCACCTTCCCCGGCGGGGTCGTGCTCGCCGGTGACCGGCGCGCCACCATGGGGAACATGATCGCTCAGCGGGACATCGAGAAGGTGTTCCCGGCCGACGAGTACTCCGCCGTCGGCATCGCCGGTACGGCGGGTCTCGCCGTGGAGATGGTGAAGCTGTTCCAGCTGGAGCTGGAGCACTTCGAGAAGGTGGAGGGGACGACCTTGTCCCTGGAGGGCAAGGCGAACCGGCTCTCGACCATGATCCGGAGCAATCTGGGGATGGCGATGCAGGGGCTGGCCGTCGTGCCGCTGTTCGCCGGGTACGACGAGGCCAAGGAGAAGGGCCGGATCTTCTCCTACGACGTGACCGGCGGCCGCTCCGAGGAGCACGGCTTCGCCGCCACCGGTTCCGGTTCGATCTTCGCCAAGGGTTCGATGAAGAAGCTGTTCCGGCCCGACCTGACGGAGGAGCAGGCCACCACTTTGGTCGTGCAGGCGTTGTACGACGCCGCCGACGACGACTCGGCGACGGGTGGGCCGGACCTCTACCGGCACATCTATCCGATCGTCACCGTCATCACCGATGAGGGTTTCCGCAGGCTGACCGACGACGAGTCGCAGGAAATCGCCCGTACGGTCACCAACCGTCGGCTCGAGCAGCCGGACGGCCCGCGCGCCGCCCTGCTCTGA